A genomic region of Pseudoxanthomonas suwonensis contains the following coding sequences:
- a CDS encoding O-acetyl-ADP-ribose deacetylase, whose product MAPVRLRTLRADITTLRVDAIVNAANGSLLGGGGVDGAIHRAAGPGLLEECRRLGGCPTGQARITAGHRLPARHVIHTVGPVWRGGDAGEAALLAACYRNSLLLAEAAGCATVAFPSISTGVYGYPLHLAAPVAVASVAGFAAATVREVVFCCFSEADLEGYRVVLGE is encoded by the coding sequence ATGGCGCCGGTCCGCTTGCGCACGCTTCGCGCCGACATCACCACCCTGCGGGTGGATGCCATCGTCAACGCGGCCAACGGTTCGCTGCTCGGCGGCGGCGGCGTGGACGGCGCGATCCACCGCGCGGCCGGGCCCGGATTATTGGAGGAATGCCGGCGCCTCGGCGGCTGCCCGACCGGGCAGGCGCGGATCACTGCCGGCCACCGGCTGCCGGCGCGGCACGTCATCCATACCGTCGGTCCGGTCTGGCGCGGCGGCGACGCCGGCGAGGCGGCGCTGCTGGCCGCCTGCTACCGCAACAGCCTGCTGCTGGCCGAGGCGGCCGGTTGCGCGACGGTCGCGTTTCCCTCGATCAGCACCGGTGTGTACGGCTATCCGCTGCACCTGGCCGCGCCGGTGGCGGTGGCCAGCGTCGCCGGCTTCGCCGCCGCGACGGTGCGCGAGGTGGTGTTCTGCTGTTTTTCCGAGGCCGACC
- a CDS encoding AmpG family muropeptide MFS transporter, whose amino-acid sequence MSTDATAAPARRSYKGWAGIRRAFGTPSALTMAVLGFGCGLPFLPIASMTLSTRLRDSGLDLGSIGLISLASFFYLLKFLWAPLLDRYLFKPLGFLGRRRSWLLAAQLGVAVGLVALAFVRPELGVMPLVGWVLFTSFAGATQDAVVDAYRIEIAPVDAQAALAATYTLGYRIGLILGGAGALYLADFAGWTVAYLGMAALMALPLLATVLSREPAAQELTVQRRIDFLGAFWQPFASFFRNNGVTFGLALLVFVGLFKFPDQVIGVMAGPFYLDSGYTKADIATVSKLYGIWAGIGGAFLGGICVAAFGFRRMLLVAALGVALSNLAFLLMAQHPSQIWAFYAAITADNVAQGFAGTTLVAFMSSLTDRNFTATQFALMVSLANLPGKFAGGLSGYLVEASSYSTFFVLSALTVIPTLLLLAWLWPRIREAAAAPGAG is encoded by the coding sequence GTGAGCACCGACGCGACCGCCGCGCCGGCCAGGCGCTCCTACAAGGGCTGGGCCGGGATCCGCCGCGCCTTCGGCACGCCCTCGGCGCTGACCATGGCGGTCCTCGGCTTCGGCTGCGGCCTGCCGTTCCTGCCGATCGCGTCGATGACCCTGTCCACGCGCCTGCGCGATTCGGGCCTGGACCTGGGCAGCATCGGCCTGATCAGCCTGGCCAGCTTCTTCTACCTGCTCAAGTTCCTGTGGGCGCCGCTGCTGGACCGCTATCTGTTCAAGCCGCTGGGCTTCCTCGGCCGGCGCCGCTCGTGGCTGCTGGCGGCGCAGCTGGGCGTGGCGGTGGGTCTGGTCGCGCTGGCCTTCGTCCGCCCGGAGCTGGGGGTGATGCCGCTGGTGGGGTGGGTGCTGTTCACCTCTTTCGCCGGCGCCACCCAGGACGCGGTGGTCGATGCCTACCGCATCGAGATCGCGCCGGTCGACGCGCAGGCCGCGCTGGCCGCGACCTATACCCTGGGCTACCGCATCGGCCTGATCCTGGGCGGGGCCGGCGCGCTGTACCTGGCCGACTTCGCCGGCTGGACGGTGGCCTACCTGGGCATGGCCGCGCTGATGGCGCTGCCGCTGCTGGCGACCGTGCTCAGCCGCGAACCGGCCGCGCAGGAACTCACGGTGCAGCGCCGGATCGATTTCCTCGGCGCGTTCTGGCAGCCGTTCGCCAGCTTCTTCCGCAACAACGGCGTGACCTTCGGCCTGGCGCTGCTGGTGTTCGTGGGCCTGTTCAAGTTCCCCGACCAGGTGATCGGAGTGATGGCCGGGCCGTTCTACCTTGACTCGGGCTACACCAAGGCCGACATCGCCACCGTGTCCAAGCTGTACGGGATCTGGGCCGGGATCGGCGGGGCGTTCCTGGGCGGCATATGCGTGGCCGCGTTCGGCTTCCGCCGCATGCTGCTGGTGGCGGCGCTGGGGGTGGCGCTGTCGAACCTGGCGTTCCTGCTGATGGCCCAGCACCCGTCGCAGATCTGGGCGTTCTACGCGGCCATCACCGCCGACAACGTCGCCCAGGGATTCGCCGGGACCACCCTGGTCGCGTTCATGTCGTCGCTGACCGACCGCAACTTCACCGCCACCCAGTTCGCGCTGATGGTGTCGCTGGCCAACCTGCCGGGCAAGTTCGCCGGGGGGCTGTCCGGCTACCTGGTCGAGGCCAGTTCCTACAGCACCTTCTTCGTGCTCAGCGCGCTCACGGTGATACCGACCCTGCTGCTGCTGGCGTGGCTGTGGCCGCGCATCCGCGAGGCCGCGGCGGCGCCAGGGGCCGGCTGA